Proteins encoded in a region of the Solanum dulcamara chromosome 9, daSolDulc1.2, whole genome shotgun sequence genome:
- the LOC129903067 gene encoding LOB domain-containing protein 4-like, translating into MKESGRKQGAASPCAACKLLRRRCAQDCVFAPYFPADEPHKFASVHKVFGASNVNKMLQELPEHQRGDAVSSMVYEANARVRDPVYGCVGAISSLQQQIDHLQSQLAIAQAEVVHMRMRQFSSMSGGGTAGNSPENVSPSSRHPQTQPTMSLFTMEMVVDQAHMEESLWSC; encoded by the exons ATGAAGGAAAGTGGGAGGAAACAAGGTGCAGCTTCTCCATGTGCAGCTTGTAAGTTGCTAAGGAGGAGATGTGCACAAGATTGTGTTTTTGCTCCTTATTTTCCAGCTGATGAGCCACACAAGTTTGCAAGTGTGCATAAGGTCTTTGGTGCTAGCAATGTCAACAAGATGCTTCAG GAGTTACCGGAGCATCAACGGGGGGATGCCGTGAGTTCAATGGTGTATGAGGCTAATGCTAGAGTGAGAGATCCAGTTTATGGTTGTGTTGGAGCTATATCATCTTTGCAGCAGCAAATTGACCATCTCCAATCACAATTGGCAATTGCACAAGCTGAGGTGGTACACATGAGGATGCGACAATTCTCGTCCATGTCTGGTGGTGGCACAGCCGGGAACTCACCAGAAAATGTGTCACCATCGTCCCGACACCCTCAAACTCAGCCAACCATGTCCCTTTTTACCATGGAGATGGTGGTAGATCAAGCTCATATGGAGGAGTCCTTATGGTCATGCTAG